In the genome of Macrobrachium nipponense isolate FS-2020 chromosome 34, ASM1510439v2, whole genome shotgun sequence, one region contains:
- the LOC135208110 gene encoding zinc finger BED domain-containing protein 5-like, with amino-acid sequence MITHHDTIRAFMAKLYLWKYQIQQGNAASFRNLDSGLANSNLVFDLKAEFIRYFRDIDDKREAWKFIRNPFQREVADVADEVQEEFLELKFNSTAKEDFKDMDLETFWGKYLPVYPLISHQALRILTMFGSTYLCETAFSTLVAIKTKYGNRLNVERDLRCALSSIRPCIQDLVA; translated from the coding sequence ATGATCACGCACCATGACACCATTCGAGCCTTCATGGCCAAACTCTACCTCTGGAAATATCAAATTCAGCAGGGAAATGCAGCCAGTTTCAGGAACTTGGATTCTGGTCTCGCTAACAGTAACCTCGTCTTTGACTTGAAAGCAGAATTCATCAGATACTTCCGAGATATAGATGACAAGCGTGAAGCCTGGAAATTCATCAGGAACCCATTTCAACGTGAAGTAGCTGATGTTGCTGATGAAGTCCAAGAAGAGTTCCTAGAATTGAAGTTCAACTCTACAGCTAAAGAGGACTTCAAAGATATGGATTTGGAGACGTTCTGGGGCAAATACCTTCCTGTTTACCCTCTGATCTCACATCAGGCTCTTCGGATTCTAACAATGTTTGGATCCACATATCTATGTGAAACTGCATTTTCCACGCTCGTTGCTATCAAAACCAAGTACGGAAACCGCCTGAACGTTGAACGGGACTTACGTTGTGCACTCTCAAGCATTCGACCATGTATTCAAGATCTGGTAGCTTAG